In Chloroflexota bacterium, a single window of DNA contains:
- a CDS encoding ATP-binding protein — protein MELKQHLIPKLKHLRLSGILDTLDVRSQQALAEHWTYADFLERLLEDEVERRAQKQLALRVRRADLASDKTLETFDFSFNPGINRQRVYDLATCQFIHEKRNVLLCGPTGVGKTHLAQALAHSACRQDLDVVFTSAHLMLRHLHAGRADGTYDRRLAGYVRSDLLVIDDFGLKPLTSPGPEDLYDVINERYEKGSILITSNRAPSEWAGWFADPLLASAGLDRLAHNAYVLIITGASYRTHGREQLGKEVMLASATTTP, from the coding sequence GTGGAACTGAAGCAGCACCTCATTCCCAAACTCAAGCACCTGCGCTTGTCCGGTATCTTGGACACGCTCGATGTCCGTTCCCAGCAAGCCCTGGCCGAACACTGGACTTACGCGGACTTTCTCGAGCGCTTGCTCGAAGACGAAGTCGAGCGCCGCGCGCAAAAACAATTAGCCTTGCGGGTGCGCCGCGCGGACCTGGCGAGCGACAAAACCTTGGAGACGTTTGATTTCTCCTTCAATCCTGGGATCAATCGCCAGCGGGTCTATGACTTGGCCACCTGTCAATTCATTCACGAGAAGCGCAATGTCCTCTTGTGTGGCCCGACCGGCGTAGGGAAAACGCATCTGGCTCAAGCGCTTGCCCATTCGGCGTGTCGCCAGGACTTGGATGTTGTCTTCACCAGTGCGCATCTCATGCTGCGGCATCTGCATGCGGGGCGCGCAGATGGCACGTATGATAGACGGCTCGCGGGTTATGTGCGTTCCGACTTGTTGGTCATCGATGACTTTGGACTCAAACCGTTGACGAGCCCAGGACCCGAAGATCTGTATGATGTAATCAACGAGCGTTATGAGAAAGGTTCGATTCTCATCACGAGCAATCGCGCGCCGAGCGAATGGGCGGGTTGGTTTGCCGACCCGCTGTTGGCCTCGGCGGGTTTGGATCGGCTCGCGCACAATGCGTATGTGTTAATCATCACCGGCGCTAGTTATCGGACCCACGGGCGCGAGCAACTCGGCAAGGAGGTGATGCTGGCCTCAGCAACAACCACGCCGTAA